One window of the Prochlorococcus marinus XMU1411 genome contains the following:
- a CDS encoding DUF3303 domain-containing protein, translating to MQLFLADCQFPDIENQIKAYQLFVEAWENGEMAKSDKTDKFEMLFRVHAPGEGRVVCLCRAHSDKEIFAHFAPWRAKFGIHMEFTPVISCQNVVDYHKDLFKTLE from the coding sequence ATGCAATTATTTCTTGCTGACTGCCAATTCCCAGATATTGAAAATCAAATAAAAGCTTATCAACTATTTGTGGAAGCCTGGGAAAATGGTGAAATGGCAAAATCAGATAAAACAGATAAGTTTGAGATGTTATTTAGAGTACATGCTCCAGGAGAAGGGAGAGTAGTTTGTTTATGTAGGGCGCATAGTGATAAGGAAATTTTTGCGCATTTTGCCCCATGGAGAGCAAAATTCGGAATTCATATGGAATTTACACCTGTAATTAGTTGTCAAAATGTAGTTGATTACCATAAAGATTTGTTCAAAACCTTGGAATAA
- a CDS encoding phosphoribosyltransferase: MISYFTWSEFDKSVEEIAEKCRFKEFSGIYGVPRGGLCLAVALSHKLKIKLISKPIKNSLIVDDVYETGLTLTTFKDIEGAVFFVLFSKIKPTWWNTVHISKKSQWVVFPWENTLNSKNDREEYIKKRGLS; the protein is encoded by the coding sequence ATGATAAGTTATTTTACTTGGAGCGAATTTGATAAGAGCGTAGAAGAAATAGCTGAAAAATGTAGGTTTAAGGAGTTTTCTGGAATATATGGAGTTCCTCGGGGTGGATTATGTCTTGCTGTAGCACTAAGCCATAAATTAAAAATTAAATTAATTTCAAAACCTATAAAAAATTCACTAATAGTTGATGATGTTTATGAAACTGGTCTTACATTAACGACCTTCAAAGATATTGAAGGAGCAGTGTTTTTTGTATTATTTAGTAAGATTAAACCTACATGGTGGAATACAGTACACATATCAAAAAAAAGCCAATGGGTAGTTTTCCCATGGGAAAATACTTTAAATTCAAAAAATGACCGCGAAGAATATATCAAAAAAAGAGGTTTAAGTTGA
- a CDS encoding GNAT family N-acetyltransferase, with protein MNLRQITIKDQLELKKVYFDSIQSLDEKIYSKEQKRAWSSQAWNNPNFDKSIIKGKGWLISKKGIIIAFATRYPTDRIALFYCKGKYQRKGFGSKLLHKLEDEAKKESLDSLYTEASLISYELFLKNEWKIKRKEKIIINNIFFERYKMTKIIKN; from the coding sequence ATGAATTTAAGACAAATTACCATTAAAGATCAACTGGAATTAAAGAAGGTTTATTTTGATTCAATTCAATCTTTAGATGAAAAAATTTATAGTAAGGAACAAAAAAGAGCCTGGTCAAGCCAAGCTTGGAATAACCCAAATTTTGATAAGTCAATAATTAAAGGAAAAGGATGGCTTATAAGTAAAAAAGGAATTATTATTGCTTTTGCTACAAGATATCCCACCGATAGAATTGCGCTATTTTACTGTAAAGGTAAATACCAAAGAAAAGGCTTCGGGTCTAAGTTACTTCATAAATTAGAAGATGAAGCAAAGAAAGAAAGTTTAGACTCTCTTTATACTGAAGCAAGCTTAATAAGTTATGAATTATTTCTTAAAAATGAATGGAAAATTAAACGTAAAGAAAAAATAATTATAAATAACATTTTTTTTGAAAGATATAAAATGACTAAAATTATAAAAAATTAA
- a CDS encoding josephin has protein sequence MENSPQYLFLASGVNNGEGFWIVGIKNCDENILEDENLLDCHRKELIGSDSAKDILLAINLNVNNLLSELRNKNYLITRPSMGIPFDIPLEILENIFDFWLDIYKNHEAWEACLGLLKVRKRIPLTNLIESNSLVGNSKKWAIKIETLHTYVPSSHKNEKLNDPMWE, from the coding sequence TTGGAAAATTCACCTCAATATCTATTTCTTGCTAGTGGAGTGAATAATGGGGAAGGGTTTTGGATTGTGGGAATAAAAAATTGCGATGAAAATATTCTTGAGGATGAAAATCTTTTAGATTGCCATAGAAAAGAATTAATAGGTAGCGATTCAGCAAAAGATATTCTTTTAGCTATAAATTTAAACGTAAATAATTTATTAAGTGAACTAAGAAACAAAAATTATTTAATTACAAGACCTTCAATGGGGATTCCCTTTGATATCCCTTTAGAAATCTTGGAAAATATTTTTGATTTTTGGTTAGATATTTATAAAAATCATGAAGCCTGGGAAGCTTGTTTAGGACTTCTTAAAGTTAGGAAAAGGATTCCCCTAACAAACCTAATTGAAAGCAATAGTTTAGTGGGAAACTCTAAAAAATGGGCTATAAAAATTGAAACCTTACATACTTATGTTCCTTCTTCACATAAAAATGAAAAATTAAATGACCCCATGTGGGAATAA
- a CDS encoding uridine kinase family protein, with protein MKLIFISGPSGSGKTTLSNQIIKKNKNGIVLSTDNYYKTGLISKLLPKFVEGFFDRSISFNNRLFKKDFDFIYKNGISICDRYYNFEKKTIQNILNEKNNISFLIVEGIFAKEFSNTLNNKDYVFLELKTKKYECMKRVVQRDIKERGKGKKQAQNDFLKSWSIYYEKFKPNSIKNNTNKFIIEKNTDIDHILKKLFN; from the coding sequence ATGAAGCTTATTTTTATAAGTGGACCTTCAGGAAGCGGGAAAACAACTTTATCAAATCAAATAATAAAAAAAAATAAAAATGGTATTGTGTTAAGTACAGACAATTACTATAAGACAGGGTTAATAAGTAAATTACTACCAAAATTTGTAGAAGGTTTCTTTGATAGAAGTATTAGTTTTAATAACAGACTATTCAAAAAAGATTTTGATTTTATTTATAAGAATGGAATTTCAATCTGTGATCGTTATTATAATTTCGAAAAGAAAACAATTCAAAATATCTTAAACGAAAAAAATAATATTAGTTTTTTAATTGTTGAGGGTATATTTGCTAAAGAATTTTCAAACACTTTAAATAATAAGGATTATGTTTTTTTAGAACTAAAAACTAAAAAATATGAGTGCATGAAAAGAGTTGTCCAAAGAGATATAAAAGAAAGGGGGAAGGGTAAAAAACAAGCTCAGAATGATTTCTTAAAATCATGGAGCATTTATTACGAAAAATTCAAACCTAATAGCATAAAAAATAATACAAATAAATTCATTATTGAAAAAAACACTGATATTGATCACATTCTGAAAAAATTATTTAATTAA
- a CDS encoding peptidase E, which produces MPSKNIVAIGGGGFGRSIGSLEIEKYIVSLINKKRPKICFIPTASGDSSLYKLNFYRAFSKLDCITSHIDFFSRTENLEEIVLTQDIIYVGGGNTKSMLAVWKEWNLHKILRNAYEKGIVMSGVSAGAICWFDKGITDSYAKELAIIDCLGIVEGIACPHFDEEKEREPYVNDVIQREIIESCICIEGNCALHIKNDFEYSSIDFGNGRNCFRVTRENNIVKKEIL; this is translated from the coding sequence ATGCCTAGTAAAAATATAGTCGCAATTGGGGGAGGAGGGTTTGGACGTTCAATAGGCTCTCTTGAAATTGAAAAATATATAGTTTCATTGATTAATAAAAAAAGACCTAAAATTTGCTTTATTCCAACAGCATCTGGCGATAGTAGTTTGTACAAACTAAATTTTTATAGAGCATTTTCTAAACTTGATTGTATAACAAGCCATATTGATTTCTTTTCTAGAACAGAAAACTTAGAAGAGATAGTTTTAACTCAAGACATCATTTATGTCGGTGGAGGAAATACAAAAAGTATGTTAGCTGTATGGAAAGAATGGAATTTACATAAAATTTTGCGAAATGCTTATGAAAAAGGAATTGTAATGAGTGGTGTAAGTGCTGGGGCTATTTGTTGGTTTGATAAAGGTATAACTGATTCTTATGCTAAAGAATTAGCCATAATTGATTGCTTAGGTATAGTTGAAGGTATTGCCTGTCCGCATTTCGATGAAGAGAAAGAGAGGGAACCTTACGTTAATGATGTTATTCAGAGAGAAATTATTGAATCTTGTATATGTATTGAGGGCAATTGTGCCTTGCATATTAAAAATGATTTTGAATATTCCTCAATTGATTTTGGTAATGGTAGAAACTGCTTTAGAGTTACAAGGGAAAATAATATTGTAAAGAAAGAAATTCTTTGA
- a CDS encoding HNH endonuclease, producing MHRQDAIYLDQFCPKISNKNWRESLNKLTNYKCIYCGKPSESLDHLHPMAKGGISSSSNCVPCCLSCNGKKSDSEVLSWYRKQNFYDPRRAMAIRAWFNDDLKLASVLLNYLN from the coding sequence ATGCATAGACAAGATGCAATTTATCTTGATCAGTTTTGCCCCAAGATAAGTAATAAAAATTGGAGAGAGTCACTTAATAAACTTACTAATTATAAATGTATTTATTGCGGTAAGCCCTCAGAATCTCTCGACCACCTTCACCCAATGGCAAAAGGGGGGATTAGCAGTTCAAGTAATTGCGTACCATGTTGTTTGTCATGTAATGGGAAGAAATCAGATTCAGAAGTTCTTAGTTGGTACAGAAAACAAAATTTTTATGATCCTCGAAGAGCTATGGCTATACGAGCATGGTTTAATGATGATTTAAAACTAGCTTCAGTTCTTTTGAACTACTTAAATTAA
- a CDS encoding NAD(P)-binding protein — protein MKSDFTYDLLIIGGGISACVFASKHLKNNITKKVGLIEIGRGLGGRSSTRISKKYKGWKLNHGSPNFNISNSKNNLLLKSYIDELLENKYIKIDDSDLYFLNEDSNLETIKTSEFSCGVNYLSLDSMSELSRKIIESNNLKEKIDFFFETLIVDMKFDDKEWLLTSKNGEKFKSKYLICSTNLLLHKRSLKILNVNQIPLRKAIPINNDKKIDLLLNFLEEQTFIPRLTFLIYTNENYSYKDYYSKKQRYFYLKNNLEKKYKFERIIFQLQDNNKLGIVVHSKDPELINSYISAKDEEVFKQIIITNFNKLFEENSVVRKLTFDEKISIMKWRASQPSGLAVPLSLQFSKKYRIGFCGDWFEGDGFGRIEGSILSALILEKKIKDLIK, from the coding sequence ATGAAAAGTGATTTTACCTATGACTTATTAATAATAGGTGGAGGAATATCTGCTTGTGTTTTCGCTTCGAAGCATCTGAAAAATAATATTACAAAAAAAGTTGGATTAATTGAAATTGGTCGTGGACTGGGAGGGAGATCAAGTACAAGAATAAGCAAAAAATATAAAGGATGGAAACTAAACCACGGTTCTCCAAATTTTAATATATCTAACAGTAAAAATAATCTTCTATTAAAAAGTTATATTGATGAATTATTGGAAAATAAATATATAAAAATTGACGACTCAGACTTATATTTTCTAAATGAAGATTCTAATTTAGAAACCATAAAAACATCTGAATTTTCTTGCGGGGTTAATTATCTATCTTTAGATTCCATGAGTGAATTATCGAGAAAGATAATTGAGTCAAATAATTTAAAAGAGAAAATTGATTTTTTCTTTGAAACTTTAATAGTAGATATGAAGTTTGATGATAAGGAATGGTTACTAACATCAAAAAATGGCGAAAAATTCAAGTCTAAATATCTAATTTGTTCAACCAATTTGTTGTTACATAAGAGGTCTTTAAAAATATTAAACGTAAATCAAATTCCATTAAGAAAAGCTATTCCTATTAATAATGATAAAAAAATAGATTTACTATTAAATTTCTTAGAAGAACAAACATTTATTCCTAGGTTAACTTTTTTAATTTATACAAATGAAAATTATAGTTATAAAGATTATTATTCTAAAAAACAAAGGTATTTTTATTTAAAAAATAATTTAGAAAAAAAATATAAATTTGAAAGAATTATTTTTCAGCTGCAAGATAATAATAAATTAGGGATTGTAGTACATTCAAAAGACCCAGAGTTAATTAATTCTTATATAAGTGCAAAAGATGAAGAAGTTTTTAAACAAATAATAATTACAAATTTCAATAAACTGTTTGAAGAGAATTCTGTAGTACGTAAATTAACTTTTGATGAAAAAATATCTATTATGAAATGGAGAGCTTCACAACCTTCTGGCCTTGCCGTACCATTATCTTTACAATTTAGTAAAAAATATAGAATTGGATTTTGCGGAGATTGGTTTGAAGGAGATGGATTTGGCAGAATTGAAGGCTCAATTTTAAGTGCTTTAATATTAGAGAAAAAAATTAAAGACTTAATTAAATAA
- a CDS encoding helix-hairpin-helix domain-containing protein: MISKFLSKLKSILFKSAVTPETPLKKEKKAAKSAKTKTKTKTKTKNKAVNSKKNIETLTTLPGVGAKSAKALYEAGFKTTKAVIAADEKDLLAVSGVGINLVKKLKKLK; this comes from the coding sequence ATGATTTCTAAATTTCTCAGCAAACTAAAATCAATTTTATTTAAAAGTGCAGTAACTCCTGAAACTCCTTTAAAGAAAGAAAAAAAAGCAGCAAAGTCTGCAAAAACAAAAACAAAAACAAAAACAAAAACAAAAAACAAAGCGGTAAACTCTAAGAAAAATATTGAAACTTTGACTACACTTCCAGGTGTTGGAGCAAAAAGCGCAAAAGCTTTGTATGAAGCTGGATTTAAAACAACAAAGGCAGTTATTGCTGCAGATGAAAAAGATCTTCTTGCTGTGTCAGGAGTTGGAATAAATCTTGTTAAGAAGCTTAAAAAACTTAAATAG
- a CDS encoding MBL fold metallo-hydrolase: protein MAFEATYLGSNGWLIKFPKTSLIIDPWLKGDLIFPPGEWFFKGSLEKEISIDKEIDIILLTQGLPDHCHVPTLEMFRKDIPIICPKSAIETLKKIGFNTIKLLKPNEKTSQFNLSFEATAGAPVPQIENGYIVKDDQDNGFYIEPHGYLDKNLNKQNLDAVITPTKNLELPLVGSFVKGADVIPKLINKFSPKFILSSTVGGDATYSGFLNNFISVQEYKEELNSNLVDLKSMQSIMI from the coding sequence ATGGCTTTTGAAGCGACCTACCTTGGATCAAATGGTTGGCTTATAAAATTTCCAAAAACTAGTTTGATTATTGATCCTTGGCTCAAAGGAGATTTAATATTTCCACCAGGTGAGTGGTTTTTTAAAGGATCATTAGAAAAAGAAATTTCAATAGATAAAGAAATAGATATTATTTTATTAACCCAAGGATTACCTGATCACTGTCATGTACCAACATTAGAAATGTTCAGAAAGGATATTCCTATAATTTGCCCTAAAAGTGCTATTGAAACATTAAAAAAAATTGGTTTTAATACAATAAAATTGCTTAAACCAAACGAAAAGACTAGTCAATTCAATTTAAGTTTTGAAGCCACTGCTGGAGCTCCAGTACCACAAATAGAGAACGGATATATTGTTAAAGACGATCAAGATAATGGTTTTTATATAGAACCCCATGGATATCTTGATAAAAATTTAAATAAACAAAATCTTGATGCAGTCATTACTCCTACAAAAAATTTAGAATTACCCCTTGTAGGTTCTTTTGTGAAAGGTGCTGATGTAATACCTAAATTGATTAACAAATTCAGTCCTAAATTTATACTTTCAAGTACCGTGGGCGGAGATGCAACATATTCTGGTTTTTTAAATAATTTTATTTCAGTACAAGAATACAAAGAAGAATTAAATAGTAATCTAGTAGATCTAAAGAGTATGCAATCTATTATGATTTAA
- the rpsU gene encoding 30S ribosomal protein S21, which produces MTQVTVGENEGIESALRRFKRQVSKSGIFADLKRLRHHETPIEKYKRKLQQRRKARRR; this is translated from the coding sequence TTGACACAAGTAACAGTTGGAGAGAATGAGGGAATTGAGTCAGCCCTTAGAAGATTTAAAAGACAAGTATCTAAATCTGGAATCTTTGCAGATTTAAAAAGACTTAGGCATCACGAAACTCCTATTGAAAAATACAAAAGAAAGTTACAACAGAGAAGAAAAGCAAGAAGAAGATAA
- a CDS encoding sulfite exporter TauE/SafE family protein: protein MLYLLTILLVDFDDSIFKSIYIFLISFFSNTFSAISGGGAGLLQLPALILSGVPYYQALASHKLATVALGIGGSLRNYKSLGNDISVACQILIFGLPGVIFGASVVESISENYLYLILGIISILLAFYSFLKPDLGLTSGNKELNFVHKIRFLIFIFLIGILNGSISSGTGLLVTILLIKTFEMDFLRAISMTFFTVGIFWNFVGAVFLARIGSVPLNLLIVLIIGSFTGGFFGAHLSKLNGNILIKKTFITVCILVGISLLIKSIKSFL, encoded by the coding sequence ATGCTTTATTTATTAACAATATTATTAGTAGATTTTGATGATTCTATATTTAAAAGTATTTATATCTTTTTGATATCGTTTTTTTCTAATACGTTCTCAGCGATTTCTGGAGGAGGAGCAGGATTATTACAATTGCCTGCATTGATTTTATCTGGAGTTCCTTATTATCAGGCTCTGGCTAGTCATAAATTAGCAACAGTAGCACTAGGAATAGGGGGTTCCTTAAGAAATTACAAATCTTTAGGTAATGATATAAGTGTTGCTTGTCAAATTTTAATTTTTGGATTGCCAGGAGTAATTTTTGGGGCTTCTGTAGTTGAATCTATATCTGAAAATTATTTGTACTTAATTTTAGGAATAATATCCATATTATTAGCTTTTTACTCATTCCTTAAACCAGATTTAGGTCTAACATCTGGTAATAAAGAGCTTAATTTTGTTCATAAAATTAGATTTTTAATTTTTATTTTTCTTATAGGTATATTAAATGGTTCTATTTCTTCAGGAACTGGATTGCTTGTAACAATACTATTAATAAAAACTTTTGAAATGGATTTTCTTCGGGCCATAAGTATGACATTTTTTACTGTTGGGATTTTTTGGAATTTTGTCGGAGCAGTATTTTTGGCAAGAATAGGATCGGTTCCATTAAATTTATTGATAGTTTTAATAATTGGTTCCTTTACAGGAGGTTTTTTCGGAGCTCACTTGTCAAAATTAAATGGGAATATACTTATTAAGAAAACTTTTATAACAGTTTGTATTTTGGTTGGTATTAGCTTATTGATTAAATCCATAAAAAGCTTTTTATAA
- a CDS encoding nucleoside 2-deoxyribosyltransferase, whose product MKKKLYLANPYGFSKQTKSLLNEFIEIFNDLNVEVFEPFERAKPLTQQESEWAYDVARSNFHDLKECDCIFAIVNGNPPDEGVMIELGIAIALKKEIFLFRDDFRNCSDSDQYPLNLMLFLGLPKYDWEKYYFESLQDIKSNKKRFVEWAKK is encoded by the coding sequence TTGAAAAAGAAATTATATTTGGCAAATCCATATGGATTTTCAAAACAAACTAAAAGTCTCTTAAATGAATTTATTGAAATCTTCAATGATTTAAATGTAGAAGTATTTGAACCTTTTGAGAGAGCAAAACCATTAACACAACAAGAAAGTGAATGGGCATATGACGTTGCAAGAAGTAATTTCCATGATTTAAAAGAATGTGATTGTATTTTTGCGATTGTTAATGGAAATCCACCAGATGAAGGTGTAATGATTGAACTCGGTATCGCAATTGCTTTAAAAAAGGAAATCTTTTTATTCAGAGATGATTTTAGAAATTGTTCCGATAGCGATCAATACCCATTAAATCTAATGTTATTTCTTGGACTGCCTAAATATGATTGGGAAAAATATTATTTTGAATCATTACAAGATATAAAAAGTAATAAAAAAAGATTTGTTGAGTGGGCAAAAAAATAA
- a CDS encoding DCC1-like thiol-disulfide oxidoreductase family protein, whose translation MTSNYTFIYDGECPFCNHFAELLEIKSKITNIKILDGRKNLTLIESLLEKGYDLDRGAILLKDEDIFHGADAINNICKQISNPSSSLLLLLSRVFKSNKRTNVIFPLLIIARRFALISKGISTSLV comes from the coding sequence ATGACTTCCAACTATACCTTTATTTATGATGGAGAATGTCCCTTCTGCAATCATTTTGCTGAACTCTTAGAAATCAAAAGCAAGATAACTAATATTAAGATTCTTGATGGTCGTAAAAATTTAACTTTAATTGAATCGCTATTAGAAAAAGGTTATGACCTAGATAGAGGAGCTATCCTACTGAAAGATGAAGATATCTTTCATGGGGCAGATGCAATTAATAATATTTGCAAGCAGATAAGTAATCCCTCAAGCAGTTTACTTTTGTTACTTTCTAGAGTCTTTAAATCAAATAAACGAACAAACGTAATATTCCCGTTATTAATCATAGCTAGAAGATTCGCATTGATATCAAAAGGGATATCAACATCTCTTGTTTAA